Sequence from the Amaranthus tricolor cultivar Red isolate AtriRed21 chromosome 1, ASM2621246v1, whole genome shotgun sequence genome:
TAGAAAAAAGTTACAACTTCCAAATACATTCACTCTCGAAGTTTTAATGCTGAAAAAGTAATGATGTGGTGAGTACAATAAAATGGaggtaaaatagaaaattatcgAGTTGCTTTTTACTAAAGATGGAAAGAGTGCAAGTCCTGTGAAACAACCAAGAAAAGTAATAAgtgcaagtattatggaacggaggaaataCAATATATTATCAAGTACTCTTTCCTaatgaaaatattataatgtaaAGTACCATTGTGCACTGATAAGGTTTTGGTCACGATTGCAAATTGGCTTTTGTGATCGATCTGAATAGTTTTCTGATTGTGTTGGTGCAAACTTGAGAAACTTCTCATTAATATTCATAGTGCTTGGGAATAGCATTATGCACGGAGTTTAGGGAGTTctgttattgaagtcataaaATACCTTACAATGGAATGTTTCTAGAACAATTTTGCAAAAGGTTTGTTTGACTTGTTCACACTCTATGCAATGTAAATAAGGAGGCTTTGATAAGCTGAATGAAGATAAAATTACCTCTCGGAGCTAGCAGTGCTCAAAAGCAGCATATCcattctttgtttttcttcctttttttctaCTACGCAGATTCTATCCATTACAGATTCTCTCAAGGGAATATATCAGGTATTAAGAAGGGTACTAATGTTGTATACTGGTGCAAATAGTAACGAATATCAGTCATCAAGTGCAAAGGAAATGGATATTATCCCATATCAATCAGGAATATAGGTGCAAGCCTTGGAAGTATTATAAATAGCTATTTTGATAACTACTAGAACCACGCAGCCATGCAGTGAGCGCAAAGCGAAttattctttcgccttttaccGTGTGCTCGTTGCATATAATGGCATATGTTTATCTAATGAGGAGTTTCTAATAGACTAGTACAAGAAGTTTTTATTGTGCACGGATATATGATATAAGCAATGATCATATGTTAAAAGTCCAACATGTCACTTAGGTTGGGCTGGTTCGAATGTTCCGGTTTCAAACAATTTTGGCGGTTCCAATTCTCAGGTTGGGCGGATCAGAAActtaattgatatctttaatgaGTTAAGAGGGATCCTGGCCGAAGTCGTTGGGCTCCACTGCACTTACCATCTCCGAAGTTGGGTGAGAGACTATCACAATTTGTGGCTGCCGGTGTTGGGAACTGCATTTGTGCAGTAAATACTAAATACAAGAAGTCTATAGACTGTGTCCCCTTTATAATATGATCTCGATACTGTGattggccttgtttttgcactatggctgTGCCTTTCTTCTTCCAATCTATCATTAAGtcctttttttttgcaaaaagacCTTCAAATTTCCGATAACCTTGAAAATGCATCTCTCATTTCTAGGTTTACAACATAAAGCAATAGATTAGCACCTTGTCACTTGTGGCGCCCCGTGCCCGGGTACTCATTTACGTTAAGGACAATAGTAACAATGCATGATCTTTATTCATTTCTTTCTACAAATAGACATCAAAGATAAACCATTTAGAGCTATATGCCTTTACCAATATGCTACACGATTATTCTATATAAGCTGAGAATAACAAGCAAAAAATTAGGAGTGATTTATTTAGGCAAACCAAGGTCATGCAGTAGTGTAACACATGGGGCTGGAaatatgatcattgatacttcaaATAATCACTTGATACACTCCCGTGATGAAATTAGTTCGTGATGTCGGAACAAATCTCATGACCCATACTTTTTAGAATAGTAATATATCCCATACTAAGAAACTAAGAGagcaagcaaaagaaagatgaatttaaaatgatgaTGCATACTTCGATGCAAATCACTTACCTGGATGGGATAAGTGGGTGATCAAGAATAATCATAGCCTTGGTTGTTGATCTCTAGGTTGTATGCTTGTGTCCCTGAAGTTGAAGAGTGCACTTGTTGTGCGGTAGTGGAAGtaaagatcgaaaacaataatgaaacaataaagattcaaacaaacaataacgAAAATCATACTGAGAAATTAATATgcttcactatcaacgtgatagttACATCCatcggcaccgagaataaacttttcaatataaaccgggagattacaagatgaacacgagaaatcacaacaatggctctccaagctttttctctcttagttttcctcactttgtgttttgcattgcatcttgttctaattctaattatatGGGGCCTTcatatagtatacctcataataaaaagaaattagggttaagaaaatacaaaaaaccgtcAAATACTAAGAGTAACCAgccaaaaacgtgccaagaaaCCGCCATTACGCGAGCCGTGAAATGAAGACAAAACGCACTCCGCACCCCGCAGAGGTCCTATTGTTCGAGTCACCACATTTCAGCAGTACTAATTAcccatattaaaaaaatgttaactCATTTTAGTTTGGAAAGTGCCATACGCGTAATTCTGCATAAGAAACCTAGTTAAACAAAATATGACATGCAAGAAAATGGTTCTGAATTTTACTATTTCATATCTTATTACTCGATGTAACCATCTTTGGGGATTGAAATTACCATTTCATACTTGAGCATCTTTGTTGATCGTAAAGAAGTGATTAATTAAACATGCTATCCATATAAATTGGATTCGTAAGGAAAAGCACACTCTTGAGGCAAGCATTAAAATCAGACAAATGGGTTTAACGTCAAATTTGCAGCAACCTATTCGACATAAGCAAagcaacaaaataaacaaaaaaaaaaacactagaATCATCACAAgattacaaaaataaacaacTATCAACCATGCACCATAACATAGCACGATTTACATGTCTAAAGTTAAACTGCATCATTATGCATTTATGCTACACAAACATTTTAAATACGCTAGCAGGAAGTGTTAAGGAAAAATTTAGGACACTCACCCCCTcactgaaaaaaaaagttaaaactttCAAACACATTCACTCCCAAGCTCCAATGGTGAAAAAGTAATCATGTGGTGAGTGAGAATAAAATAGaggtaaaaaagaaaattattcaaTTACTTTTTACCAAAGATGGAGATAgtgcaagtattttgaaacaacaaaaaaatattaagtgcAAGTATTATGTAACGAAGGAAGTACGATGTAGTATGATGCACTCTTTCCTAGTGAAGATATTATAATGTAAAGTATCATTGTACTTAGATAAGGTCTTGGTCACGGTTGCGAAATGGCATTCGTGATCGATCCAAATAGTTTTCTGGTTGTGTTGGTGAAAGTAGAGGTCATGCAGTAATAATGTAACACATGAACTGGGAAACAATTAAAGGAGAGTGAATGGAGGTGCCTATTTTGGCGCGGCCTCTGTCCATTCTCTTGTTATCAATGTGGACAAATACTAGACTTGATCAATACAGAGTCAGAAAGAATATGAAGTAAAACCTGGAGCAACACATAAGCAGAAGGTAAAGTAGAAGAAATCTACACATCATCACTAaccaaagagaaataaaataaaatctttatgAACCAATTTGAGAAACTCCTCATTAATAATCGTCACTAACCTACCGCTCACCCTCCTTTATACGCGCTTGGAACCGGCAATAAGCACGGAGTTTAGGAAGTTCTGTTATTGATGTCATAAAATACAGTATAATGGAATGTTTCTAGTACATTTTTGCAGAAGATTTGTTAGACTTGTTTTCTTATGTGTTTGTTCTTGCAAAAGCATTTTATATTGTTGTGAAGAGCTAGGTAAAACAGCCATACTGGATGAGGATGCGTACCCCAGTGAGTAGACAtgagtatgaaaattttaccTACGGCGGAGGTACCCCAGTGAGTAGACATGAGTATGAAAATTTAACCTATGGCGGAGGGCGGGTATGAAATTTTATAAGTGGGTATGGAAATGCATATTTGGAAAGTAATATTTATCTTGAGATCTAAAGTCTTTGGCAATggatatttttgttgaaattccTCAATGGGAAATATCAGGTATCAAGAGTTCAAGACCATTGATATAATGAAATTGTTGGGCAAACAATAACAGTCATCAAGTGCAAAGGAAATGGAAATTATCCCATATCAATCAGGAATAAAAGTGCAGGCCTTGGAAGTATTATAAATAGgtattttgattttgaacaaAATCATGCAGCCACGCAGTGAGCACatagcgaactattctttcgccttttactaaagaatactgTGTGCTCGCTGTATTAAGTGGCAtatgtttatttttggaggGAATTCCAAATAAGGAGTTTCCAACAAGACTAgtacaaaattttatttaattataaatatatgtgaTTAAAAAAATCTTATGAGAATTAAAGCATATTTGAATGTGTCTATTCCTTATCTATAGAAAGCCCAACATGTTAATGTCTTTTTCAATTAGAACTTAGAAGAGATGATGAAATCAGaaacataaattaataatttgtgagACTCACAATTTCTGGCCTGCTAGGACCTGCATTTGTGCAGTATATACTAATTACAAGTTTGATAGATTATTTCACCTTTAAAATACTATAGCGATATAGTGTTTGgctttgtttttgcactatgattgtGCCTTTCTTCTTCTGATCTATCATAGGGGGCTTATAACATTAAGCAATAACACAACAACTAATGACTTGTGTTGTCCGGGTACACTCATTTACGGTAAGGACTAAGGACTATAGTACCAATATAGGATCTTTATTCATTTCTTTCTACGAAATAGACATCAATTTGAGAAACTCCTCATTAATATTCGTCACTAACCTACCCCTCACCCTCCTTTATACGCGCTTGGAACAGGCAAtatgtaggaaaatttagatgataaaatagtgaatggatttatttggagaggaagatgagtgaatatgtagaatgaatattgttcttcattgcacaaaaaaattgattacatcaatgggtatttatagtgcaagtttactaaaatatcttagatattttcatttttttaattacttttctaggatcttccattatattatcttagatatttttattttttaattctttagtttagatatttttatatttaattaaaatcctagatttttctagattattttaacactccccctaatctgaaaaatcttgaatTCTAAGTTGTCTTATGAACTCGATAAATCTAtcagttgatatgggttttgtgaaaatgtctgcgagctgctcccccgtcttgcagaattgtagtTCGATCTCTTTCTTGTCTACCAACTCACGAATGTAGTGATGTCGTATCTCGATGGGTTTTGATCTGCTATGAAACACTGGATTCTTCGTCATTGGTATTAGCCGACCAAGCTTCGATACATTGCTCTGTcgacttttggtttgccatcgtactttgataacttctcattgATTGCCATTAGTGTAGCCAGCGATTTACATTCacccatgttgaatttcttgagaaggtcttttgcatatttctcttgtgatagaaatattcttcctgggctttgtttgatttgtatgccaaggaagtatttcattgtaccaaggtctgtcatctcatactccttcatcatagcctttttaaattcttcgatcatcgttgggtgtgtgcctgtatagattagatcatccacgtacaagcataaaatgagaaagttgttaccttgtgtcttgatgtatagtGAAGGTTCACTCGGACTCTTAATGAAACCATGATGGAGAAGATACTTGTCGATGTTGCTGTTCCACGCTcggggtgcttgtttgagtccgtACAGAGCTTTTTGAAGGCGatatactttgtcttcttggcctttgatgacGTATCCCTGCGGTTGCTCGACGTACACTTCTTCTTTGAGTTCTTCATTTAGAAATGTTGATTTGACATCGAGTTGAAAGACTGGTAGCTGATGTTGTGCTGCTAATGCCAGGactgttctgattgtctccatgcggacaactggtgcatatgtttcgttgaagccgattcctggttgttgcgcatatccctttgctacgagccttgctttgtatttgttgatggagccatcatcattatgtttcaccttgtagacccacttgagtccgatgacttccttgtcttgtggtttgtctacaagtttccatgtgtgattcttctcaatcattttgatttcttcgttgatagcctcaatccatgtttcttcttgtgctgcttcttgaaatgtttgtggctcactagagaagagagccatcattgcttggtcacaatggtaatcttgtaaccatgatggcggttgccgatctcgtgttgatctacgggcttcttgatgttgaggagttgaacgtgatgtttggctttttgagcttgggaatgatcttgtactttcaggtgtacttggactcggagatgatgggtttgttgcagtggcggacccaggaatttcaaATTGGGGGGTCAAAATCCGAACGTCACGTCGTTCGGATAATCTGATCGTCGtccgaataattttttttaaagaaaaatagaaaacataatagaaacaatatttacaatttacaatatcaaatccgatgttaaaagttttacaatccaaaatataaaaaaaaaaaaatacaagcgttcaaatgaaaattacaaattcatccttcgagttttcataattttaaagcgatcaataatcttttcatcagaaacttgtagaaacacttccttctcaatgtaagtaaccaaacaatcattcactagttgatcacccatgctatttctcaacttatttttgacaaacgtcattgcggaaaacactctttctacacttgccgtagcaacaggaagaatcaacatcaaCTTGATTAGCAAATGTATAAGAGGAAAAGTCTCATGTCTCCTTGTTTTAACAAGCATCATGGAAAGAGAATTAATATCATGCAAATCATGAAATCTTTCATCATTTTGCATAgaatccaagaagacatcaagttGAAGATCAAGAGCCGTTAAATCATAGCATGAAAACTCTTCGGGATATATAAAGCAAGTTTAAGTATCCTCTCTTTATCAAAAGATGAAAAGTTACCTCCAGGACTCAGGGAAGCCATGCATGTAAGTAACTCAATGTTCTTTTCATTAAAACGGTTATCAATCTCTTGAAGATGCAAATCAAATACTTCCAAAAAGATTGCAACCCGAAAATGATGTAGATTTGTTGCTTGTTTAGCAAAACGTCTTGATCTTCCTTGAGGTACATATTGAGCATCCATAGATGGAACATCAATCTAgtgtttagtacaaaataaaatgactttGTCTAAGAGACTATCCTATCCTTGATCcctcatcttttgcaacacattCGTTGTACTTTTAACAAGGCTAATGGCATTCACAATATCTTGTTCCTTTCTTTGTAAAGCAACACATAAATCATTAGTGTAGCCAAAAATAGTCAACATGAAATgagtcataaaaataaaatcaaaggactCCAAAGATCCTAAAACAACTTGAGCTTTGAGCTTATCATCCGGAGAGCCATTTTCTCCAATCTCCTCAAGCACTTTAACAATTGAAGGAAACAAGTTGATGATACTTATTAGACACTTGTAATGAGATCCCCAACATGTATCTCCCGACCTACTCAAACCACGTTCTTGATTCAAACCCGATCCACTTTcaatttcccccacttccaaagCTTGAGCCACTACTTGAGCTTGGTTTTTTCGAATAAGGTCTCTTCTCTTACACGAAGCTCCCACCACATTTAACAAGTTTGCAAGTACGTCAAAAAGCCAAGTACAATTAACATTCTTTTTAGCAACCGCAACTAGAGTTAGTTGAAGTTGATGAGCAAAACAATGAATGTAATAGGCTCTTGGAGTATCATTCATAATCAAAGTCTTGAGGCCATTGATTTCACCCCTCATGTTACTTGCCCCATCATACCCTTGACCTCTTATCATGGAAGAACTCAATGAATGTTCCATAAGCAAGGACATAATGGCATTTTTAAGAGACAAAGCGGTAGTATCACCCACATGTAGAATGCCTAAAAAGCGTTCCACTACCGATTCATTTTCTCTATTAACAAACCGCAAAACAAGAGCTAGTTGTTCTTTTTGAGACACATCACTTGATTCATCGGCCAAAATAGAAAAGTAACCATCACCAACCTCTTCTATTATGCGCCTAGTAGTCTCTTTTGCACAACAAGTGATaatgtctttttgaattttgggatgttaattgacaatttttggGTGCATTTTGGAAagcatattttcttattttctcaACCTTCCCCCCCAACCACTTCAAAAGCTCAAGAAAGTTACCTCTACTATATGACTTCTCACTTTCATCATGTCCCCGGAATGCCAAACCTTAGCCCAAAAGAAATCTCAAACAAGTTAAGGATGCATTCAAACGAATATGATATTCATTCATTTGAACCTCACTCGCATTATCAAATACAAATTCAATTGATGTCTTCTTTGCATCTCTAAGATTCACATATTTCTCATAAGCAATATTATGAGCAATATTATGAGCACTTTTAATTCCTCCAACATGCTTCTCAAGCCTCTCAGGTTTATTCCACGCTCTAAACCCTCCAACAACAAATGCATCACCCCCCTTGTTAATTTCAACATCCCTCTTgaacaaataacaaacaaaacaaaatgcggcatccatttcaacactatattcAAGCCAATCCCATTTTTTGAACCAATTCAAACTAAAACGGCGTAACCTACCGGAGATATTTGTTTGAGGGAAATCATGTGTTTTTGGTTGGCAaggttttttaagaatatatgcTCTCCTAACCGGATTTCTTTCATTAGGGGATAATCCATTATGTTTTTCCTCAATCCCGGGTCATGAGGAAGAAGTTCAACATCATACACCCATTCATCATCCAATGGTTCATCACAACTACTTGAACCACCTACTTCCATATTAACATCTTCACTTggaggggaacttaaaggaggACTTAGAGGGGAACTTAAGGGGGAAGATTCATTGCCTTCGTTAGATGTTTGTTgggatttcattcttttaaacaataattcacGAAGATCGGGTTGTCTTTCCTTTGCTTTTGACTTTTTCGAACAAGGTGAACTTGAATTACTTGACAtttcctaattaaattaaaaatatgactcAATTATCAAATTCAATAAGACAACGTCATCAACGTCAAATTTTCCAATGCAAAAATCAGTTTATAAACCCACATCAAAAAGGAGGAATTTGAGATGGATTGTTCTTATTTAAGGTGGGTAAATTAATACAAATGAGGGATTCAATTTACGCTAATGATTGTAATGCTCCATCAACAATTCAACATA
This genomic interval carries:
- the LOC130811009 gene encoding uncharacterized protein LOC130811009, with amino-acid sequence MSSNSSSPCSKKSKAKERQPDLRELLFKRMKSQQTSNEGNESSPLSSPLSPPLSSPPSEDVNMEVGGSSSCDEPLDDEWVYDVELLPHDPGLRKNIMDYPLMKEIRLGEHIFLKNLANQKHMISLKQISPRDVEINKGGDAFVVGGFRAWNKPERLEKHVGGIKSAHNIAHNIAYEKYVNLRDAKKTSIEFVFDNASEVQMNEYHIRLAFRGHDESEKSYSRETTRRIIEEVGDGYFSILADESSDVSQKEQLALVLRFVNRENESVVERFLGILHVGDTTALSLKNAIMSLLMEHSLSSSMIRGQGYDGASNMRGEINGLKTLIMNDTPRAYYIHCFAHQLQLTLVAVAKKNVNCTWLFDVLANLLNVVGASCKRRDLIRKNQAQVVAQALEVGEIESGSGLNQERGLSRSGDTCWGSHYKCLISIINLFPSIVKVLEEIGENGSPDDKLKAQVVLGSLESFDFIFMTHFMLTIFGYTNDLCVALQRKEQDIVNAISLVKSTTNVLQKMRDQG